A region of Candidatus Rokuibacteriota bacterium DNA encodes the following proteins:
- a CDS encoding CoB--CoM heterodisulfide reductase iron-sulfur subunit A family protein has translation MTQSTVEGAARAAETVPSVHRSILVIGGGIAGITAAVEAAEAGYQVYIVEKNPYLGGRVAQLNKYFPKLCPPYCGLEINFQRIRKEPRVRFFTLAEVERLTGRTGQFEATLVLHPRYVNDRCTACGDCVRVCPVDRPNAFNYGMDTTKAIYLPHELAVPMKYVIDGTACKMAECARCVEACGYGAIDLAMQPRTLTLQVGAVVVATGWKPYDAGRIDNLGFGRYPDVITNVMMERLAAPNGPTKGQILRPSDGKPVESAAFVQCAGSRDVNHLGYCSGICCLASLKEATYLREQNPTAKAHVFYIDLRTPGTYDFFARKVLADPNVSITNGKVARIVEDPATRRLTVEAEDILSAAKTTVTVDLVVLASGMVSSLEGTAPSAGVGLDADAFVVPDASGEGIVAAGSARSPGDVATATQEGTAAALRAIQAIQAAARR, from the coding sequence ATGACGCAGTCGACCGTGGAAGGGGCGGCGCGGGCGGCGGAGACGGTGCCGTCGGTGCACCGCAGCATCCTCGTGATCGGCGGGGGTATCGCCGGGATCACGGCGGCGGTGGAAGCGGCGGAGGCCGGCTACCAGGTCTACATCGTCGAGAAGAACCCGTATCTCGGCGGGCGGGTGGCGCAGCTCAACAAGTACTTCCCCAAGCTCTGCCCCCCGTACTGCGGGCTCGAGATCAACTTCCAGCGGATCCGCAAGGAGCCCCGGGTGCGCTTCTTCACCCTCGCCGAGGTCGAGCGCCTCACGGGCCGCACGGGGCAGTTCGAGGCGACGCTCGTGCTCCACCCACGCTACGTCAACGACCGGTGCACGGCCTGCGGCGACTGCGTCCGCGTCTGTCCCGTGGACCGGCCCAACGCCTTCAATTACGGGATGGACACCACGAAGGCCATCTACCTGCCCCACGAGCTGGCTGTCCCCATGAAGTACGTCATCGACGGCACGGCCTGCAAGATGGCCGAGTGCGCCAGGTGCGTGGAGGCCTGCGGCTACGGCGCCATCGACCTCGCCATGCAGCCGCGCACCCTCACGCTCCAGGTGGGGGCGGTGGTGGTGGCGACCGGCTGGAAGCCCTACGACGCCGGCCGCATCGACAACCTGGGTTTCGGCCGCTACCCCGACGTCATCACCAACGTCATGATGGAGCGCCTGGCCGCCCCCAACGGCCCCACGAAGGGACAGATCCTGCGCCCGTCCGACGGCAAGCCCGTCGAGAGCGCCGCCTTCGTCCAATGCGCGGGGTCGCGCGACGTGAACCACCTGGGCTACTGCTCCGGCATCTGCTGTCTGGCCTCGCTGAAGGAGGCGACCTACCTGCGGGAGCAGAACCCCACCGCCAAGGCCCACGTCTTCTACATCGATCTCCGGACGCCGGGCACCTACGACTTCTTCGCCAGGAAGGTCCTGGCCGATCCGAATGTTTCGATCACGAACGGCAAGGTGGCCCGGATCGTCGAGGATCCCGCCACCCGCCGCCTGACCGTGGAGGCCGAGGACATCCTGTCCGCCGCGAAGACGACGGTGACGGTGGACCTCGTCGTCCTGGCCAGCGGCATGGTCTCGAGCCTCGAGGGGACAGCGCCGTCGGCCGGGGTGGGGCTCGATGCGGACGCGTTCGTCGTGCCCGACGCCTCCGGCGAGGGAATCGTGGCGGCGGGCTCCGCGCGCAGCCCCGGGGACGTGGCCACGGCCACCCAGGAAGGGACCGCCGCCGCGCTCCGGGCCATCCAGGCGATCCAGGCGGCGGCACGGAGATGA
- the sat gene encoding sulfate adenylyltransferase translates to MSLVNPHGRDKRLKPLLLGGQECEEATRRARGLPRLAISSRETSDLIMLGIGAFTPLEGFMGRADWQGVCDEYRLADGTFWPVPITLSTTREEAGRVRDGQDVALVDGESGELMGTLTVRERYAIDRAHECKQIFRTDDPAHPGVANVMGQGEVNLAGEVRVLSEGRYPAQYAGLYMRPEETRKRFAEKGWSTVAALQLRNPMHRSHEYLAKIAVEICDGVLIQQILGKLKPGDIPAEVRVRAVDTLVRHYFVKDTCIQAGVPLEMRYGGPREALLHAVFRQNFGCSHLLVGRDHAGVGEYYGPFDAQKIFDEIPKGSLELKPLKIDMTFYCRRCDGMATGRTCPHGKEDRLAVSGTMLRKTLSEGGEVPEHFSRPEVLAILKDYYATLEDKVEVKLHKYAKGEK, encoded by the coding sequence ATGAGCCTGGTGAACCCACACGGCAGGGACAAGCGCCTGAAGCCGCTGCTGCTCGGCGGCCAGGAGTGCGAGGAGGCGACGCGCAGGGCCCGGGGCCTCCCGCGCCTGGCGATCAGCTCGCGCGAGACCTCCGACCTCATCATGCTGGGCATCGGCGCCTTCACGCCGCTCGAGGGCTTCATGGGGCGGGCGGACTGGCAGGGGGTCTGCGACGAGTACCGCCTGGCCGACGGGACCTTCTGGCCTGTCCCCATCACCCTCTCCACGACGCGCGAGGAGGCCGGGCGGGTGCGGGACGGCCAGGACGTCGCCCTCGTGGACGGGGAGAGCGGCGAGCTGATGGGCACGCTGACCGTCCGCGAGCGGTACGCCATCGACCGGGCCCACGAGTGCAAGCAGATCTTCCGGACCGACGATCCCGCCCACCCGGGTGTCGCCAACGTCATGGGACAGGGCGAGGTGAACCTGGCGGGCGAGGTCCGCGTGCTGAGCGAGGGGCGGTACCCCGCGCAGTACGCGGGGCTCTACATGCGACCCGAGGAGACGCGGAAGCGGTTCGCCGAGAAGGGGTGGAGCACGGTGGCGGCGCTCCAGCTCCGGAACCCCATGCACCGCTCCCACGAGTACCTGGCGAAGATCGCCGTGGAGATCTGCGACGGGGTGCTCATCCAGCAGATCCTGGGCAAGCTGAAGCCCGGCGACATCCCGGCCGAGGTGCGCGTCCGCGCCGTGGACACGCTCGTCCGGCACTACTTCGTGAAGGACACCTGCATCCAGGCCGGCGTGCCGCTGGAGATGCGCTACGGCGGGCCCCGCGAGGCGCTGCTCCACGCCGTCTTCCGCCAGAACTTCGGCTGCAGCCATCTCCTCGTCGGCCGGGACCACGCGGGCGTCGGCGAGTACTACGGGCCCTTCGACGCGCAGAAGATCTTCGACGAGATCCCGAAGGGCTCGCTCGAGCTCAAGCCGCTCAAGATCGACATGACCTTCTACTGCAGGAGGTGCGACGGCATGGCGACGGGGCGGACGTGCCCGCACGGCAAGGAGGACCGGCTGGCGGTGAGCGGCACGATGCTGCGGAAGACGCTGTCCGAGGGCGGCGAGGTGCCGGAGCACTTCAGCCGGCCCGAGGTGCTGGCCATCCTCAAGGACTACTACGCCACGCTCGAGGACAAGGTGGAGGTCAAGCTCCACAAGTACGCCAAGGGCGAGAAGTAG
- the aprB gene encoding adenylyl-sulfate reductase subunit beta has protein sequence MPTFVNPDKCDGCRGLARTACMYICPNDLMKYDPELGKAYSKEHGMAFNQEPDACWECFSCVKACPQGAITMRGYADVVPLGGSLVPLRGTDAIMWTAKYRDGQIKRFKFTIRTTAWGSIDPFKDAPAPPADKIKTQELYAEGKWLMVDKLPTPTKN, from the coding sequence ATGCCGACATTCGTGAACCCGGACAAGTGCGACGGATGCCGCGGGCTGGCGCGCACGGCCTGCATGTACATCTGTCCCAACGACCTCATGAAGTACGACCCGGAGCTGGGGAAGGCCTACAGCAAGGAGCACGGGATGGCCTTCAACCAGGAGCCCGACGCCTGCTGGGAGTGCTTCTCGTGCGTGAAGGCCTGCCCGCAGGGCGCCATCACCATGCGCGGCTACGCCGACGTGGTGCCGCTGGGCGGCTCGCTGGTCCCCCTGCGCGGGACGGACGCCATCATGTGGACGGCCAAGTACCGCGACGGCCAGATCAAGCGGTTCAAGTTCACGATCCGGACCACGGCGTGGGGCTCCATCGACCCGTTCAAGGACGCGCCCGCGCCGCCGGCCGACAAGATCAAGACACAGGAGCTGTACGCCGAGGGCAAGTGGCTCATGGTGGACAAGCTCCCCACCCCTACCAAGAACTGA
- the qmoC gene encoding quinone-interacting membrane-bound oxidoreductase complex subunit QmoC: MPAPVSVDLGFKREIIGRGAADLTACYQCGTCSVVCPLSTADNPFPRKEMVWVQWGLKERALGNSSIWLCHQCASCTAYCPRDAGPASLMAALREQSIRHFAAPAFMGRAASDPRFLPLLFAVPALLFLALLASLGHLGRLPEGPVVFSKLIPIMHIEIVFIAAMTLSGLGALAGGIRYWKAMRAHMAGDGRAPAQALVPTVLAILRHRKFGECRSRSAGSRRTFEEHLHPTHLAVFWGFLGLVATTTSVGIGIYVFGYLTPWPLGHPVKILGNASGVLVVGALLVFGYRRIADAERAGRSSYPDWLFIVVLGGTTLTGFLCELLRLADAPGAAYPMYVVHLSFVFVLLVYIPYSKFSHLVYRTTAMLYAASAPPAKGAP; the protein is encoded by the coding sequence GTGCCCGCGCCAGTCAGCGTGGACCTGGGCTTCAAGCGGGAGATCATCGGCCGCGGCGCCGCCGACCTCACCGCCTGCTACCAGTGCGGGACCTGCTCGGTGGTCTGCCCCCTCTCGACGGCGGACAACCCCTTTCCCCGGAAGGAGATGGTCTGGGTCCAGTGGGGGCTCAAGGAGCGGGCGCTGGGCAATTCCTCCATCTGGCTCTGCCACCAGTGCGCCTCCTGCACCGCCTACTGCCCCCGGGACGCCGGGCCGGCCAGCCTCATGGCCGCGCTGCGGGAGCAGAGCATCCGCCACTTCGCGGCGCCGGCCTTCATGGGGCGGGCAGCGAGCGATCCCCGCTTCCTGCCGCTGCTCTTCGCCGTGCCGGCGCTTCTCTTCCTCGCGCTCCTGGCCTCGCTCGGCCACCTCGGGCGGCTCCCCGAGGGCCCCGTGGTGTTCTCGAAGCTCATCCCGATCATGCACATCGAGATCGTCTTCATCGCCGCGATGACGCTGTCCGGCCTCGGCGCCCTGGCCGGCGGCATCCGGTACTGGAAGGCCATGCGGGCGCACATGGCCGGTGACGGCCGGGCCCCCGCGCAGGCGCTCGTGCCCACCGTCCTCGCCATCCTTCGGCACCGGAAGTTCGGCGAGTGCCGCTCCCGCTCGGCCGGGAGCCGTCGGACCTTCGAGGAGCATCTCCACCCGACCCACCTGGCGGTGTTCTGGGGGTTCCTCGGCCTGGTGGCGACCACCACGTCGGTAGGCATCGGCATCTACGTCTTCGGCTACCTCACCCCGTGGCCGCTCGGGCATCCCGTGAAGATCCTCGGCAACGCCAGCGGCGTCCTCGTGGTGGGGGCACTCCTGGTCTTCGGCTACCGCCGGATCGCCGATGCGGAGCGGGCAGGGCGGAGTAGCTATCCGGACTGGCTGTTCATCGTGGTGCTGGGGGGCACGACGCTCACCGGGTTCCTCTGCGAGCTGCTGCGCCTCGCCGACGCCCCGGGCGCAGCCTACCCGATGTACGTCGTCCACCTGAGCTTCGTCTTCGTCCTCCTGGTCTACATCCCGTACTCGAAGTTCTCGCACCTGGTCTACCGGA
- a CDS encoding hydrogenase iron-sulfur subunit: protein MEKKLGIYVCSGCGIGQCVDADKVAQIARDTAQGAAVRTSPAFCLEDVRLIREDVEREGVNTVVIAACSPRVNTDVFAFPGATVDRVNLREQVAWSHPPGHEETQALAEDALRMGLARAQKLKLPTPFTEAQERSVLVVGGGVAGLNAALGAAEAGARVLLVEKAPRLGGFALRLGKQYPKRPPYHDLEEVAAEALVGRAETHPAIEVLTGAEVQGIAGQPGKFEVTLTRNGEPRAATAGAVVWATGWKPFAPAALERYGHGRCQNVITSVALEDMARAGAIARPSDGRTPRSVAILLCDGAEDADNVKHSGSVTYLVALKQAAYIRAQHPDTCVYVVYRDMQTPGQHEYFYKAVQEDAGVMLTRGRVAGVSAAADGGVVVDLEDSPLGGPVRLEADLLVLSVGMAPVSSEDEGLNLTYLQGKGLPLSRYGFADSNFICFPYETRRTGIYSAGCVRKPMDLQAAATDGAAAALKAIQVTEKAALGAAVHPRVGDLSFPSFFLQKCTMCGRCSQECPFGAIELVPEKNTPFVVTNRCRRCGTCMGACPVQIISFDDYSVDMVASMIKAVEVPEGDDDKPRILVLACENDAYPALDMAGIDRLSLPASLRIIPVRCLGSVNAIMAADAFSKGFDGVVLLGCKPGEDYQCHSIKGSELLTTRMDNVRETLGRLMLEPERAQVMETAISDFAALPGKLARFVESMKAIGPNPMKGF, encoded by the coding sequence GTGGAGAAGAAGCTCGGGATCTACGTCTGCAGCGGATGCGGGATCGGCCAGTGCGTGGACGCGGACAAGGTCGCGCAGATCGCGCGCGACACGGCCCAGGGCGCGGCCGTGAGGACGTCCCCGGCCTTCTGCCTCGAGGATGTCCGGCTGATCCGGGAGGACGTCGAGCGCGAGGGCGTGAACACCGTCGTCATCGCCGCCTGCTCCCCCCGCGTGAACACGGATGTCTTCGCCTTCCCCGGGGCGACCGTCGACCGGGTGAACCTCCGCGAGCAGGTGGCCTGGAGCCATCCTCCGGGGCACGAGGAGACCCAGGCGCTGGCGGAGGACGCACTCCGGATGGGCCTCGCCCGCGCCCAGAAGCTCAAGCTCCCGACGCCCTTCACCGAGGCGCAGGAGCGGAGCGTGCTCGTGGTGGGCGGGGGCGTGGCGGGGCTCAACGCGGCGCTGGGCGCCGCGGAGGCCGGCGCCCGCGTGCTCCTCGTGGAGAAGGCGCCGCGGCTCGGCGGCTTCGCCCTCAGGCTCGGGAAGCAATACCCGAAGCGGCCGCCGTACCACGACCTGGAGGAGGTGGCCGCGGAGGCCCTCGTCGGCCGGGCCGAGACCCATCCCGCCATCGAGGTCCTCACCGGCGCCGAGGTGCAGGGCATTGCCGGTCAGCCCGGCAAGTTCGAGGTGACCCTCACGCGGAACGGGGAGCCGCGCGCCGCCACCGCAGGCGCTGTCGTCTGGGCCACCGGGTGGAAGCCCTTCGCCCCCGCTGCCCTCGAGCGCTACGGCCACGGCCGCTGCCAGAACGTCATCACGAGCGTGGCCCTCGAGGACATGGCCCGCGCGGGCGCCATCGCCCGCCCCTCGGATGGCCGGACGCCCCGCTCGGTGGCCATCCTGCTGTGCGATGGCGCGGAGGACGCGGACAACGTCAAGCACAGCGGTTCCGTGACCTACCTGGTTGCCCTCAAGCAAGCCGCCTACATTCGCGCCCAGCACCCGGACACGTGCGTCTACGTCGTCTACCGGGACATGCAGACGCCGGGGCAGCACGAGTACTTCTACAAGGCGGTGCAGGAGGATGCCGGCGTGATGCTGACCCGCGGGCGTGTGGCCGGCGTCTCCGCCGCCGCCGACGGCGGCGTGGTCGTGGATCTCGAGGACTCGCCGCTGGGCGGCCCCGTGCGGCTCGAGGCGGACCTGCTGGTCCTCTCGGTGGGCATGGCCCCCGTGTCCTCGGAGGACGAGGGGCTCAACCTCACGTATCTGCAGGGCAAGGGCCTCCCCCTCTCGCGGTACGGGTTCGCCGACTCGAACTTCATCTGCTTCCCGTACGAGACGCGGCGGACGGGCATCTACTCGGCCGGCTGCGTCCGCAAGCCCATGGATCTCCAGGCGGCGGCCACCGATGGCGCGGCCGCCGCGCTCAAGGCGATCCAGGTGACGGAGAAGGCCGCACTGGGGGCGGCCGTGCACCCGCGGGTCGGGGATCTTTCCTTCCCGAGCTTCTTCCTGCAGAAGTGCACGATGTGCGGCCGCTGCAGCCAGGAGTGCCCGTTCGGCGCCATCGAGCTCGTGCCGGAGAAGAACACCCCCTTCGTCGTCACCAACCGCTGCCGCCGCTGCGGGACCTGCATGGGGGCCTGCCCGGTGCAGATCATCTCCTTCGACGACTACTCGGTGGACATGGTGGCCTCCATGATCAAGGCCGTGGAGGTGCCCGAGGGAGACGACGACAAGCCGCGGATCCTGGTCCTGGCCTGCGAGAACGACGCCTACCCGGCGCTGGACATGGCAGGGATCGACCGCCTGTCACTGCCGGCCTCGCTCCGGATCATCCCGGTGCGCTGCCTCGGCTCGGTCAACGCCATCATGGCCGCCGATGCCTTCTCCAAGGGCTTCGACGGCGTCGTCCTCCTCGGCTGCAAACCCGGCGAGGACTACCAGTGCCACTCCATCAAGGGCAGCGAGCTCTTGACCACGCGGATGGACAATGTCCGCGAGACGCTCGGCCGCCTCATGCTCGAGCCCGAGCGCGCGCAGGTGATGGAGACGGCCATCTCCGACTTCGCCGCGCTCCCCGGCAAGCTCGCCCGGTTCGTGGAGTCCATGAAGGCCATCGGCCCGAACCCCATGAAGGGCTTCTAG